The proteins below come from a single Triticum aestivum cultivar Chinese Spring chromosome 5D, IWGSC CS RefSeq v2.1, whole genome shotgun sequence genomic window:
- the LOC123123071 gene encoding protein FAR1-RELATED SEQUENCE 5 isoform X1 encodes MDVDIVEQQHNNETGVEVEQLSQDDILIFLENESIKNAQTCSQEVRSHHVPTIDMVFDNQEAAYSFYNEYASICGFSVKRAASFCAKKEGGNAPTRITLKCNRSRRAIGEEEKEARLKKQRETRQAKTGQVPRENPRKKKTNTIEITGCKAQLIITKKVDKWVVTTINLEHNHELSPHTESKYLCSYNYMTEEEKILIRTFNAVKLPTRKIMTILSFLRGGNTPYTKKHVSNVRTAIGKETNQNDMMQVLTYFRKRQAEDPRFYYAFKTVKVSDEASKLLCIFWADDYARKMYDLYGDCLSFDTTFKTNRYNLPFAPFVGITGHSQNCLFACSIIQNESTDTFKLLFETFLHCMGGKSPVTIITDEDAGMKSAIPMVFPNCVHRRCLFHIKKKAEEKCPRTFAAHENLHADFSDIIHNSLTEGEFEMLWPDMIQRYGIQKISYFNIMWKKRRRFVPVYFKKNFFPFIHSTKGQMLFSRTT; translated from the coding sequence ATGGATGTTGATATTGTGGAACAACAACATAACAATGAGACGGGAGTTGAAGTTGAACAACTTTCACAAGATGACATCCTCATATTTCTTGAAAATGAAAGCATAAAAAATGCTCAGACTTGCAGCCAGGAAGTTCGTAGCCATCATGTGCCAACTATTGACATGGTTTTTGACAACCAAGAAGCAGCTTATAGCTTCTACAACGAGTATGCAAGCATATGTGGTTTCTCTGTAAAGAGGGCAGCATCCTTTTGTGCAAAAAAGGAAGGTGGCAATGCACCAACAAGAATCACTTTGAAGTGTAACCGATCTAGACGTGCAAttggagaggaagaaaaggaagcaaGGTTGAAAAAACAACGAGAAACTAGACAGGCAAAAACAGGCCAGGTCCCGCGTGAGAACCCcaggaaaaagaaaacaaacaccattgagataACTGGTTGTAAGGCTCAGCTTATTATCACAAAGAAGGTAGACAAGTGGGTTGTTACAACAATCAACCTCGAGCATAACCATGAGTTGAGCCCTCATACAGAGTCAAAGTACCTCTGTTCATATAACTACATGACAGAAGAGGAGAAGATCCTTATCCGTACATTCAATGCTGTGAAGCTACCAACAAGGAAAATAATGACCATCCTGAGTTTCTTGAGAGGTGGCAACACTCCTTACACTAAAAAACATGTCAGCAATGTGAGGACAGCAATTGGCAAAGAAACTAACCAGAATGATATGATGCAAGTACTGACTTACTTCAGGAAAAGGCAGGCGGAAGATCCAAGGTTCTATTATGCATTTAAGACAGTTAAAGTTTCTGATGAGGCAAGCAAACTGTTATGCATTTTCTGGGCTGATGACTACGCAAGAAAAATGTACGACTTGTATGGTGACTGTCTCAGCTTTGACACAACGTTCAAGACAAACAGATACAACCTCCCGTTTGCTCCATTCGTTGGGATCACAGGTCATAGTCAGAACTGCTTGTTTGCTTGTTCTATCATTCAAAATGAATCAACTGACACTTTTAAGTTGTTGTTTGAGACTTTTCTTCACTGCATGGGAGGCAAAAGTCCAGTGACGATTATAACAGATGAAGATGCGGGCATGAAATCGGCAATCCCGATGGTTTTTCCCAACTGTGTTCACAGGCGTTGTCTGTTCCATATAAAAAAGAAAGCTGAGGAAAAATGTCCCAGAACATTTGCAGCACATGAAAACCTACATGCTGATTTCAGTGACATCATACACAACTCGCTGACAGAAGGTGAGTTTGAAATGTTGTGGCCAGATATGATACAGAGATATGGTATACAAAAAATCAGCTATTTCAACATTATGTGGAAGAAGAGAAGGAGGTTTGTTCCTGTCTACTTCAAGAAGAATTTCTTCCCATTCATTCATTCTACTAAGGGACAAATGCTATTTTCAAGGACAACATAA
- the LOC123123071 gene encoding uncharacterized protein isoform X2, with translation MDAGAGKGAHMTHHATAEEYGDYLLANQLSMYHERQFDLECGQSSTMPGKSLQQWVSQEVGPLVYNYNEMNNTHTNSPMINMTNRTMPELFLQRSPNAEASRTHPTETTKMQQTGVSFMNVSGDAPMSYMQLLLAAEQEGAKYFSSQSQEERLVRTENDMFMITGCYGRGTSEEPRQPTHDNTGRVLVEQNQEPFLFVDNTNIQGLHDLIWETDEPDCAQKQPSDNELDSDSESDHNLGQHQR, from the exons atgGATGCGGGTGCTGGTAAAGGGGCGCACATGACTCACCATG CTACTGCAGAGGAGTATGGAGACTACCTGCTTGCCAATCAG TTATCTATGTATCATGAGCGCCAATTTGATTTGGAATGTGGTCAGTCGAGCACGATGCCTGGGAAGTCGTTGCAACAATGGGTGTCGCAAGAAGTTGGTCCTCTTGTCTATAACTACAATGAAATGAACAACACACATACAAACTCTCCTATGATTAACATGACCAACAGGACTATGCCCGAG TTGTTTCTGCAGAGGAGTCCAAATGCTGAAGCCTCAAGAACCCATCCTACAGAAACAACTAAAATGCAGCAAACT GGGGTGAGCTTCATGAATGTATCCGGCGATGCACCTATGTCATACATGCAACTGCTGCTTGCTGCTGAACAAGAG GGGGCAAAATATTTCTCGTCTCAATCACAGGAAGAACGCCTAGTTCGTACTGAG AATGACATGTTCATGATAACTGGCTGCTATGGAAGAGGAACATCAGAAGAACCAAGGCAACCAACTCATGATAACACAGGGCGAGTTTTGGTTGAACAAAATCAGGAGCCTTTCCTGTTTGTTGACAACACAAATATACAAGGACTGCATGATTTGATCTGGGAAACTGATGAACCTGATTGTGCACAGAAGCAGCCTTCAGACAATGAACTTGACAGTGATAGTGAATCAGATCATAACCTTGGACAGCATCAAAGATAA